From the genome of Chryseobacterium geocarposphaerae:
TTTAAAACCACTTTTTTCTCAATAGAAACACCAGAAGAATTGTCTTTAATATGGTCTAAAAAGACTTGTCCTGCCATTTGTCCCATCGTAACGGGAGTTTGGTCAACTGAGCTTATCGGAAGCTCCATAAACTGGGTGAAAGGTTCATTAGAAAAACCAATAACAGCTACTTCTTCCGGAATCTTTATTTTACGCTTTTTCAATTCCTGACAGGCACCTAATGCGGCAAAATCACTCGAAGAAAAAATAGCATCCGGAACCGATTTTTTGCTCCAGAGTTTCTTTATCGCTTCAATACCGGCATCAATAGAACTTCCGGTAGATATGATGTTATCTTCGTTTACGGGTAAATGATGATCAAGTAAAGCCTGTTTGTAGCCATTTAAACGGTTTTGATAAATTTCCAGGTTGAGATCCCCTGAAAAATGGCAGATATTTTTGTAGCCTTCCTTGATGAGGTGTTCAGTGGCCATATAACCTCCTCTGTAATCATCTATAGTTACCGTACTGATCCCCGGAATATCTTTCTTACGGTCAAAAAATATGATCGGGGTGTTGGAAGTGTTTAAAATATGCTGAATATGCTCTGTATCTACGGTGGTTCTGGAAACAGACATGAAAATTCCGTCAACCTGAGCATTGAGCAATGTATTCAAATGCCTTTTTTCAATATTGACATCTTCATGGCTTTGACAGATAATGACATGATAGCCATAGGTAGAAAGTTCTTCTTCGATACCGCGAATAACCGATGAGAAAAAATTGGTGTTTACAAACGGAACAATGATTCCTACATTTTTGGTTTCCCCACTTTTTAATGCCTTGGCAAGATTATTCTGCTTGTAGTTCATTTCCTTTGCGGTTTTCACTACAAGTTCTTTCGTTGCCTGGCTGATTCTCGGATGATTGTTTAATGCCCTTGAAACGGTTGCTACACTTATGTTTAGCTTTTTTGAGATGTCATAAATAGTGGCATTTTTCTTTGTCATAGGTATTCTGGACTAACGTTAAATTTTCCTCCCATACTCCTTTCAGAATAGACGTAAATTTAATCAAATTAATGATACCGATAGCCGAAAAACTGCTTTTTTCTTATTTTTTATAAAGAGCAATCTTTCTTTCAGGATATTCAGTTTTTAAAACAAGTTTATCATCCTTAATAGTGATAATTTTGAATAACCTGTTAGAAGTATCTTCCAGCTCAGGACCCTCATACAATAAAGTCAGAACATCGTTCCCGATTTGATAGCTTCCTGTAGTAATTGTTGTAATATCAAATGAGAAGGTCTCTTTAAACTTGTTCCCCTCCAAAATGTGTAAACAGTATTTTTCAGTTTTTGTACAATATTTACCGGGTTTAAATTCTTTCGTTTGTGAAAAGAGGAGATTGAAGCTGAAAACTAAAAACACAAGAAGGCAAAAAAGTAGTGTTTTTTTCATATGCTACTGGTCTTTTTTTAATAATCTTCAAGTTTAAGAATTTTCTTTTAAAAATTTGAGAAATAATTTGAGAAATTAATAAAAAGTGGAATCAAATTCTTAGTACTTCTCATCCAACTTTATATAGAATATTTAAATAGTTTTGTTATGTATAAAAAATTTTTGATGACCATGAAATTGTAGGGAAAGTATTAGATGCTTTTTTAATTTTAAAATTTTTTCAGGAAATCTTTTTTCGCGGCATCAACTTTTTAATTTTAGAGTAAAAATGGATTTTTAGTATGGGGTAATTTTATTGAAATAGCTTATCCGCTTCAAAAGGAAATACGCTTGTTATTCCGATTCTAAAACCAATTTTATATGTACGCCGGAAAATAACTTCACATAAAGTATGAACAACAGAAATCGAGGAAAGAACACAGGAGATGATACATTATTCGGTCCACAAAAACAGAGGGAAAAATTAACATCGGCAGTCCAGGATATGTACTATCTATTGAGCCGTGGTTATGCTGAAAAAGCCTCTGCTGAATTGGTAGGGAACAGATATAGACTGAAAACCCGTCAGATTCAGTCAGTTCGTGGAGCTTCCGCTTCCGCTGCTCAAATTCAAAACAGAAAATCAAAACGGCTGAATGTTTCAGATCTTCAGGATAAAGTCGTTTACCTGGATGGTTTCAATGTTTTGATCTTACTTGAAAGTTTGCTTTCAGAGGCATATATTTTTGAAGGTTTAGACGGTTGTTTTCGCGACCTTTCTGAAGTTCACGGAACTTATAAGAGAGTAAATCAAACTCTCGCTGCAATAGAATTAGTTGCTAAATTTTACCGCTATTCAGCAGTTCAAAAGGTGATCTGGATATTTGATAAGCCGGTTTCCAACAGTGGAAGAATTAGACAAATGATTCTGGACTTTGCTTTGGAAAATAATATGAAATGGGAAATAGATTTAGAATTCAATCCGGATAAATTTTTAGTAGAGAATGCTGAAATCGTTGTTTCTTCTGATGCGTGGATTTTAGATCATTGTAAAAACTGGTTCAATCTTATTCAATATCTGATTGATAAAGAAAAGCTTTCCGTTAATCTTGTAAAAATGCTTGAAGAATGAATCTTTTTGAAAAATATATTCCTTTGTTTTCTAAGGCATGGAAAGAAAAATATCACGCCATTTTTGAGACTGAACATTTAAACGCCTTACATGACAATATTCAGAATTTTCAGCATAAAATTTCAGATTGGAAACTTCCTTATTTTAATGAAGAAATAAAAATCGACAGGGAGAAAAGCTTTGATTTGTTTTTAAGCATTTTCAACATTGAAGGGCCGGACGAAATTAAAGTTCAAAAGTTGGAAGAAATATCCTTAGAACACTGGCTGAATATTTTAGGGCAAAGAATAACTTCTGCGAGTATTCGCGATGAAAAAGCAATTCCACCTTCAAGAAAAGTGCTGATTGAAGCCTGCCAAAAACCGTTTAATGAAGAAATAACCATCGCTCAGAGAGCCTGGGAAAAACATGTAGGGAGAATGGAAGATCAGTTTTGGGGCGAAGTAAAAGGAAACAACCGGCAGAAACAGGAAAAGGTAATGGCGAAAATTAATTTCATCTTAGATAACAAAACCTGGTGGAATGTCTTCTTTCATTATAAACATGAGCTGGTGTTTGAAGTGAGAGAAAAAGGAGGTCATGGAATCCGCTGGAGTCATGGCGGAAAGCATTTAATTGGCTTTCTTGAAGTT
Proteins encoded in this window:
- a CDS encoding LacI family DNA-binding transcriptional regulator, which encodes MTKKNATIYDISKKLNISVATVSRALNNHPRISQATKELVVKTAKEMNYKQNNLAKALKSGETKNVGIIVPFVNTNFFSSVIRGIEEELSTYGYHVIICQSHEDVNIEKRHLNTLLNAQVDGIFMSVSRTTVDTEHIQHILNTSNTPIIFFDRKKDIPGISTVTIDDYRGGYMATEHLIKEGYKNICHFSGDLNLEIYQNRLNGYKQALLDHHLPVNEDNIISTGSSIDAGIEAIKKLWSKKSVPDAIFSSSDFAALGACQELKKRKIKIPEEVAVIGFSNEPFTQFMELPISSVDQTPVTMGQMAGQVFLDHIKDNSSGVSIEKKVVLKPQIYIRKSSKRK
- a CDS encoding DUF434 domain-containing protein; this translates as MNNRNRGKNTGDDTLFGPQKQREKLTSAVQDMYYLLSRGYAEKASAELVGNRYRLKTRQIQSVRGASASAAQIQNRKSKRLNVSDLQDKVVYLDGFNVLILLESLLSEAYIFEGLDGCFRDLSEVHGTYKRVNQTLAAIELVAKFYRYSAVQKVIWIFDKPVSNSGRIRQMILDFALENNMKWEIDLEFNPDKFLVENAEIVVSSDAWILDHCKNWFNLIQYLIDKEKLSVNLVKMLEE